Proteins from a single region of Paraburkholderia aromaticivorans:
- a CDS encoding XdhC family protein → MDSTDHSVLKTCIDWLAAGHRVALATVVQTWGSAPRPLGAWVAIRDDGQLVGSVSGGCVEDDLIDRVKRDILTQALPQSVLYGVSRDEAARFGLPCGGTLRLVVEPHPEADVLRRLLERTTEKKLTARVLDMSTGKSTLHDADRSDTLTFDGRTMRAIHGPRWRLVVVGAGQLSQYVAQMALGADYEVVVIDPREEFAAGFGVPGVTFSRGMPDDVIAELGIDIHTAIVGLTHDPKLDDMALLEALKSPAFYIGALGSRVNTAKRKERLLEFDLTSEQIDRLQGPVGLFIGSRTPAEMAISILAEITAAKYRVPVLQRRSIPVPQLIERARSIDVLTTA, encoded by the coding sequence ATGGATAGTACCGATCACTCCGTCCTGAAAACCTGCATCGACTGGCTGGCCGCCGGCCACAGGGTTGCGCTTGCCACCGTCGTGCAGACGTGGGGCTCCGCGCCAAGGCCCCTGGGCGCATGGGTGGCGATTCGCGACGATGGTCAACTGGTCGGCTCGGTGTCGGGCGGATGCGTGGAGGACGATCTGATCGATCGCGTGAAAAGAGACATCCTGACCCAGGCGTTGCCACAGAGCGTCCTCTACGGTGTCTCCCGCGACGAAGCGGCACGGTTCGGTTTGCCCTGCGGCGGGACGCTGCGTCTGGTTGTCGAGCCGCATCCCGAGGCCGACGTTCTGCGCAGGCTGCTCGAACGCACGACGGAGAAGAAGCTTACCGCGCGCGTGCTGGACATGAGCACCGGCAAGTCGACGTTGCACGACGCGGATCGTTCCGACACGCTCACGTTCGATGGACGCACGATGCGGGCAATCCATGGCCCACGCTGGCGGCTGGTGGTGGTCGGGGCGGGTCAACTGTCGCAATATGTCGCACAGATGGCGTTGGGTGCGGATTACGAGGTCGTCGTGATCGATCCACGGGAGGAATTCGCCGCGGGATTTGGTGTGCCGGGCGTGACGTTTTCGCGCGGCATGCCGGACGATGTCATCGCGGAATTGGGCATCGACATCCATACGGCGATCGTCGGCCTCACCCATGACCCTAAGCTGGACGACATGGCCTTGCTCGAGGCATTGAAGTCGCCGGCCTTCTACATAGGCGCATTGGGCAGCCGCGTGAATACGGCAAAGCGCAAGGAGAGGCTTTTGGAGTTCGATCTGACGAGCGAGCAGATCGATCGGTTGCAGGGGCCCGTCGGCCTTTTCATCGGTTCCCGTACGCCGGCGGAAATGGCGATTTCCATCCTGGCGGAAATCACCGCCGCGAAGTATCGGGTGCCGGTTTTGCAACGGCGATCGATTCCCGTCCCGCAACTCATCGAGCGCGCCAGGTCGATCGACGTGCTGACGACGGCATAG
- a CDS encoding LysR family transcriptional regulator — translation MKGVTLRQLRVFVAVARHLSFARAAEMLSLTPPAVSMQIRELEEQIGLPLFDRDGRKVSLTITGEYFLVHARKILGVLKDAEDMVARFKKVESGRLVIGMVSTAQYFLPPLLARFCDDHPGVEVSLSVANRQSLVEQLRRNEVDLAVMGRPPKEMATRAEPFAAHPHVVVAAPEHPLIKLGHVPPLAIAAYGFIVREPGSGTRAVLEEYFRRHGITPRIAMEMPSNEAIKQAVMANMGISLLSLHTIGLELASRRIAVVDVEETPVFRRWHIVNMLSKVLSPPAEAFRYFMLEHGEQHLADQFGEV, via the coding sequence ATGAAGGGCGTCACGCTTCGCCAGCTTCGTGTCTTTGTCGCCGTCGCGCGCCATTTAAGTTTCGCCAGGGCCGCCGAGATGTTGAGCCTCACGCCGCCGGCGGTCTCGATGCAGATCCGCGAGCTCGAGGAGCAGATCGGCTTGCCGTTGTTCGACCGCGATGGCAGGAAGGTCTCGCTGACCATCACCGGCGAATACTTTCTCGTTCACGCGCGCAAGATTCTCGGCGTGCTCAAGGATGCGGAAGATATGGTGGCCCGTTTCAAGAAAGTCGAGTCGGGCCGCCTTGTCATCGGCATGGTCAGCACGGCACAGTATTTCCTGCCGCCCCTGCTCGCCCGTTTCTGCGATGACCATCCGGGTGTCGAGGTGAGCCTTTCGGTGGCGAACCGGCAGTCGCTCGTCGAACAGCTGCGGCGCAACGAGGTGGACCTGGCCGTCATGGGGCGCCCCCCTAAGGAAATGGCCACGCGGGCCGAGCCTTTCGCAGCCCACCCGCACGTGGTCGTGGCCGCGCCGGAACACCCGCTGATCAAGCTGGGCCATGTTCCCCCGCTGGCAATAGCGGCATACGGCTTCATCGTGCGTGAGCCGGGCTCCGGCACGCGCGCGGTACTGGAGGAATACTTCCGGCGCCACGGGATCACCCCGAGGATCGCGATGGAAATGCCGAGCAACGAAGCAATCAAGCAGGCAGTGATGGCAAACATGGGAATCAGCCTGCTGTCCTTGCACACCATCGGGCTCGAGCTGGCCAGCCGCCGCATCGCAGTCGTGGATGTCGAAGAAACGCCGGTATTTCGCCGCTGGCATATCGTCAACATGCTGTCGAAGGTTCTTTCTCCCCCCGCCGAGGCGTTCCGCTACTTCATGCTCGAACATGGGGAACAGCATCTGGCGGACCAGTTTGGCGAGGTCTGA
- a CDS encoding HAD family hydrolase, producing the protein MKALIFDVDGTLADTETAHREAFNAAFAEVGLDWFWDEALYTRLLKVAGGKERLMHYWRMVDLEEASGSKVKEVIDAVHAVKTRHYTERVGGGGLPLRPGIARLIDEAAEAGIPVAIATTTTPANLDALLQAPFGKSWRKRFAAICDAGTTQVKKPAPDVYLAVLQQLGLKADDCIAFEDSANGLRAAQTAGISTIVTPTAYTALDDFDGALVVLPHLGDPEQPMQQHVPGADHRWVDLAALRRWHRGQLFEAA; encoded by the coding sequence ATGAAAGCCCTCATTTTTGATGTCGATGGCACGCTTGCCGATACCGAGACCGCCCACCGGGAGGCCTTCAATGCCGCCTTCGCGGAGGTGGGCCTCGACTGGTTCTGGGACGAGGCCCTGTACACCCGCCTGCTCAAGGTGGCGGGCGGCAAGGAGCGCCTCATGCACTACTGGCGCATGGTCGACCTGGAAGAAGCGAGCGGCAGCAAGGTGAAAGAAGTCATTGACGCGGTGCATGCGGTAAAGACCCGCCACTACACCGAGCGGGTCGGCGGCGGCGGGCTGCCGCTACGGCCGGGCATCGCCCGTCTGATAGACGAGGCGGCCGAGGCCGGGATTCCGGTTGCGATTGCCACGACCACGACGCCGGCCAATCTCGACGCGCTGCTGCAGGCGCCGTTTGGCAAGAGCTGGCGCAAGCGCTTTGCCGCGATTTGTGACGCCGGTACCACGCAGGTGAAAAAGCCCGCTCCCGACGTCTACCTCGCGGTGCTGCAGCAACTCGGCCTGAAGGCGGACGACTGCATCGCTTTCGAGGATTCCGCAAACGGTCTGCGCGCCGCGCAGACCGCCGGCATCTCCACCATCGTCACGCCGACCGCGTACACCGCGCTGGACGACTTTGACGGCGCGCTTGTCGTGCTGCCTCACCTGGGCGACCCGGAGCAGCCGATGCAGCAGCACGTTCCCGGCGCGGACCACCGCTGGGTCGACCTGGCCGCATTACGCCGCTGGCATCGGGGCCAGCTTTTCGAGGCGGCCTGA
- the gph gene encoding phosphoglycolate phosphatase (PGP is an essential enzyme in the glycolate salvage pathway in higher organisms (photorespiration in plants). Phosphoglycolate results from the oxidase activity of RubisCO in the Calvin cycle when concentrations of carbon dioxide are low relative to oxygen. This enzyme is a member of the Haloacid Dehalogenase (HAD) superfamily of aspartate-nucleophile hydrolase enzymes (PF00702).), protein MNTRSETVLFDLDGTLVDTAPDIVMAANHMLDEFGAAALPFETVSGFIGKGVPNLVRRTLEAAGLNHRVDAESAEAIFHRHYSEGNGHFSQVYPGVEKGLSELARQGYRLACVTNKPVAPAARLLALTGLAGYFEVLVGGDSLAQMKPDPEPLRHACRLLEVEVEQSVMVGDSPIDVAAARAAGIPVYVVRYGYAGPDGAEALTCDGLIDSCAVLPTLLASATQRRRHRETISINHTEARIS, encoded by the coding sequence ATGAACACGCGTAGCGAAACGGTGCTGTTCGACCTGGACGGCACCCTGGTCGACACCGCGCCAGACATCGTGATGGCCGCGAACCACATGTTGGACGAGTTCGGCGCAGCTGCGCTGCCGTTCGAGACGGTCAGCGGTTTCATCGGCAAGGGCGTACCCAATCTCGTGCGGCGCACGCTGGAGGCGGCCGGGCTGAATCACAGGGTCGATGCGGAATCCGCCGAAGCCATATTTCATCGCCACTATTCCGAAGGCAACGGCCACTTCTCCCAGGTGTATCCGGGCGTGGAAAAAGGGTTGTCCGAACTGGCGCGGCAGGGTTACCGGCTTGCCTGCGTGACCAACAAGCCCGTGGCGCCGGCGGCACGGTTGCTCGCGCTTACGGGGCTGGCCGGCTATTTCGAGGTGCTGGTCGGCGGCGACTCGCTCGCACAGATGAAGCCGGACCCCGAGCCCCTGCGGCATGCTTGCCGGCTGCTCGAGGTCGAAGTGGAGCAGAGCGTCATGGTCGGCGATTCGCCGATCGATGTGGCGGCGGCTCGCGCGGCCGGCATTCCAGTCTACGTCGTACGCTACGGCTACGCCGGCCCGGACGGGGCTGAGGCGCTGACCTGCGACGGCCTGATCGATTCCTGCGCGGTTTTGCCGACGTTGCTGGCGTCTGCGACGCAGCGGCGCAGACACCGCGAGACAATATCTATTAACCATACGGAGGCACGGATTTCATGA
- the gap gene encoding type I glyceraldehyde-3-phosphate dehydrogenase: MTIRVAINGYGRIGRNTLRAHYEGGKKHDIEIVAINDLGDAKTNAHLTQYDTAHGRFPGEVSVDGEHLVVNGDKIRVLANRNPAELPWGELGVDVVMECTGFFTTKEKASAHLKGGAKKVIISAPGGKDVDATIVYGVNHHTLKAQHTVISNASCTTNCLAPLVKPLNDKIGVENGLMTTIHAYTNDQVLTDVYHEDLRRARSATHSQIPTKTGAASAVGLVLPELNGKLDGYAIRVPTINVSVVDLSFIAKRDTTVEEVNAIMKEASEGALKGILGYSSAPLVSIDFNHNPASSTFDATLTKVSGRLVKVSSWYDNEWGFSNRMLDTAVALANAR, encoded by the coding sequence ATGACCATCAGGGTTGCAATCAACGGCTACGGCCGCATCGGCCGCAACACGCTGCGGGCCCACTACGAGGGCGGCAAGAAGCACGACATCGAGATCGTCGCGATCAACGACCTCGGCGATGCCAAGACAAATGCGCATCTGACGCAGTACGACACCGCGCATGGCCGGTTCCCGGGCGAAGTGTCGGTCGACGGCGAGCATCTCGTCGTGAACGGCGACAAGATCCGCGTGCTTGCGAACCGCAATCCGGCGGAATTGCCGTGGGGCGAGTTGGGCGTCGACGTGGTGATGGAGTGCACCGGCTTCTTCACGACGAAGGAAAAGGCGAGCGCGCACCTGAAGGGCGGCGCGAAGAAGGTCATCATCTCGGCGCCGGGCGGCAAGGACGTCGACGCGACGATCGTCTACGGCGTGAACCACCACACGCTGAAAGCGCAGCACACGGTGATTTCGAATGCGTCGTGCACGACGAACTGCCTCGCGCCGCTCGTCAAGCCGCTGAACGACAAGATCGGCGTCGAAAACGGGCTGATGACGACGATCCACGCGTACACGAACGACCAGGTGCTGACCGACGTGTATCACGAGGACCTGCGCCGCGCGCGCTCGGCGACGCACAGCCAGATCCCGACCAAGACCGGCGCGGCTTCGGCCGTCGGCCTCGTGCTGCCGGAACTGAACGGCAAGCTCGACGGTTACGCGATCCGCGTCCCGACGATCAACGTGTCGGTCGTCGACCTGTCGTTCATCGCGAAGCGCGACACGACGGTCGAGGAAGTCAACGCGATCATGAAGGAAGCATCGGAAGGGGCGCTGAAGGGCATCCTCGGCTACAGCTCGGCGCCGCTCGTGTCGATCGACTTCAACCACAACCCGGCGTCGTCGACGTTCGACGCGACGCTGACGAAGGTGTCGGGCCGCCTCGTGAAGGTGTCGAGCTGGTACGACAACGAGTGGGGCTTCTCGAACCGCATGCTCGACACGGCCGTCGCGCTCGCGAACGCTCGCTAA
- a CDS encoding NAD(P)/FAD-dependent oxidoreductase: MPAVNLETVAIIGGGVAAVSFACALRAGGFNGSIIAVSDEPELAYDRPPLSKTFMSEGGDAVRLDTSRATNVEWLHGVAAISIDGRQRRVHLADGRSLPYSALVLATGAKPRPLAALANVELPSFTLRTLGDARGIRARLVAGARMVVIGGGIIGLELASTASRMGVSVSVVEALPRLMNRCAGDVLASFVAAQHAQNGVELWLGKQVIGCSLQGVLLNDGTTVPADFVVVGIGVSANDGLARSAEIACDDGIFVDRYGRTTCPQVYAVGDVTRQRNPVSGHFERIETWTNAQNQAMAVARCLLDPTAAPYDEIPYYWSDQYDQRIQVLGIPQGDEELVRGNAGNNAFIVFHLLRDRLVGATCINQPKAVAPLRRLIASGKTPDRKKMIDIDLDIRKLADDDQQ; this comes from the coding sequence GGGGGATTTAACGGTTCAATCATCGCGGTAAGCGACGAGCCTGAACTCGCATACGATCGGCCCCCCCTATCAAAAACGTTCATGTCCGAAGGAGGGGATGCGGTTCGGCTCGATACAAGCCGCGCAACCAACGTCGAATGGCTGCACGGCGTCGCAGCTATCTCGATCGACGGGAGGCAACGACGGGTGCACCTCGCCGACGGCCGAAGTCTCCCGTACTCTGCACTGGTCCTGGCGACCGGTGCGAAACCGCGGCCCCTTGCCGCGCTCGCCAATGTGGAACTCCCGTCTTTCACCTTGCGCACGCTCGGCGACGCCCGTGGCATCAGGGCGCGACTTGTTGCCGGTGCACGCATGGTCGTTATTGGAGGCGGCATAATTGGACTGGAACTTGCATCCACTGCCAGCAGGATGGGGGTGTCAGTCAGTGTCGTGGAAGCATTGCCTCGTCTCATGAACCGCTGCGCCGGCGACGTACTCGCTTCGTTCGTTGCCGCACAGCATGCACAGAATGGTGTCGAATTGTGGCTCGGCAAGCAGGTTATAGGTTGTTCACTGCAAGGCGTGCTTCTCAATGATGGCACCACCGTGCCTGCCGATTTTGTTGTCGTTGGTATAGGCGTCAGCGCCAATGACGGGTTGGCACGTTCGGCCGAGATTGCATGTGACGATGGAATTTTTGTCGATCGCTATGGCCGCACTACGTGTCCCCAGGTGTATGCCGTTGGCGACGTCACACGCCAGCGAAACCCGGTGAGTGGGCATTTCGAGCGCATTGAGACATGGACGAACGCCCAAAATCAGGCTATGGCAGTGGCACGCTGTTTACTGGATCCGACAGCCGCACCGTACGATGAAATTCCTTACTATTGGTCAGACCAGTACGATCAGCGCATCCAGGTTCTTGGGATTCCTCAAGGAGACGAAGAACTGGTTCGTGGCAACGCCGGTAACAACGCTTTTATCGTCTTCCATCTCTTGCGCGACCGGCTGGTCGGGGCCACCTGCATCAACCAGCCCAAAGCGGTCGCACCACTAAGACGGTTGATCGCGAGTGGGAAAACGCCCGATCGAAAGAAGATGATCGACATCGATTTAGATATACGCAAGCTTGCCGATGATGACCAGCAATAA